From Kiritimatiellales bacterium, a single genomic window includes:
- a CDS encoding FprA family A-type flavoprotein — translation MAKIAIKNDIFWVGAKDPERRFFDGLLPLPHGTTYNSYLIQGSEKTALLDTVEPALLDQLLANLEGVNKIDYIVSHHAEEDHSGSIPQMLERFPEATLLCMQRNKEMLLDLLPIPEERIRVVEDGAEISLGNKTIRFLFTPWTHWPETGMTYIPEDKILFPCDFFGSHHCFDEIFAEEKPEVYLGAQQYYVQIMMLYSKITAKYLDRLKALDIEMICPSHGSVYDRPQIIFDLYEKWMRGEPENLALIAYISTHDNTEVMAEYLNTALEKRGVRTVLKNLVGLPLHELAGLLTDPATIVLGSSVIMASLHPLAVYTAFLLDRLKPKAKFAAVIGSYGWSPNPLKNAGDLLASWKPEIVGAVIAKGHPGEETMKELDALADAIAARHKAAGILN, via the coding sequence ATGGCTAAAATTGCAATTAAAAATGATATTTTCTGGGTCGGTGCAAAAGACCCGGAGCGCCGGTTTTTTGACGGACTGCTGCCGCTGCCGCATGGCACAACGTACAATTCATATCTGATTCAAGGCTCCGAGAAAACAGCGCTGCTGGATACGGTGGAGCCGGCGCTGCTGGATCAGCTGCTGGCGAATCTGGAAGGCGTAAATAAAATTGATTACATTGTGTCGCATCATGCAGAGGAGGATCATTCCGGATCGATTCCGCAAATGCTGGAACGGTTCCCGGAAGCAACGCTGCTGTGCATGCAGAGAAATAAAGAGATGCTGCTGGATTTATTGCCGATTCCGGAAGAGCGGATTCGGGTGGTTGAAGACGGCGCTGAGATTTCACTCGGCAATAAAACGATTCGCTTTCTGTTTACACCGTGGACGCACTGGCCCGAAACCGGCATGACCTATATTCCAGAGGATAAAATTCTGTTCCCGTGTGATTTCTTCGGATCGCATCACTGCTTCGATGAAATTTTCGCCGAAGAAAAACCGGAAGTATATCTCGGAGCGCAACAGTATTACGTCCAGATTATGATGCTCTACTCCAAGATCACCGCGAAATATCTCGACCGCCTGAAAGCGCTCGATATTGAAATGATCTGCCCAAGCCACGGTTCGGTATATGACCGGCCGCAGATCATTTTTGATCTTTATGAAAAATGGATGCGCGGCGAACCGGAAAATCTGGCACTGATTGCGTATATCTCTACACACGACAATACGGAAGTTATGGCAGAATATTTAAATACAGCGCTTGAAAAACGCGGTGTGAGAACGGTGCTGAAAAATCTGGTTGGACTGCCGCTTCATGAACTGGCGGGTTTATTGACGGATCCGGCGACGATTGTACTCGGCTCCTCTGTGATTATGGCGTCGCTGCATCCACTGGCAGTGTACACTGCATTTCTGCTCGACCGGCTGAAGCCGAAAGCAAAATTTGCGGCGGTCATCGGTTCTTATGGCTGGAGCCCGAACCCGCTGAAAAACGCCGGCGACCTGCTGGCATCATGGAAGCCGGAAATCGTCGGCGCGGTGATCGCCAAAGGACATCCCGGCGAGGAAACCATGAAAGAACTCGACGCACTGGCGGATGCAATTGCCGCCAGACATAAGGCCGCCGGAATTTTAAATTAA